Proteins encoded within one genomic window of Granulicella pectinivorans:
- a CDS encoding AAA domain-containing protein, which produces MPDPRELLVCLLDYIKEQTKEVDPKGYRLTSSKGFLRRRGDIAGLPGVEFDIRVAGDHVWLRVPRLAADPPPDPPKTHKSLLKFSSDPAGALPSLDDAALTRLVNRSIQALKAQGSPTDEDIARLEAQHRGNAAQVLATYTIAWKSWAAAEQPRRMTIALYGDLFTLIHQMEAEQTSKPQELIWGIGVSSWELEAEKQQIPFEYPLLTQTMEITIDDQTMAIDLRPRATDTRVELDAFVACQVVGAIEVERAATAHLAKHKDSPVTPFDPGSYTDVLKLIAGNLDSEGAYREVLAQGEPVPAPGEHLVVTDAWVLMSRPRAINYLFDDLKRLQDKLEDGCEIYSGPLSLVTPPSDQPIEFEPISFRGLSSRGSSGAGGAPEELYFPLPYNDEQVTIVQRLKRAAGVTVQGPPGTGKTHTIANVICHYLATGKRVLVTSRGEAALGVLQEKIPEEIRALTVSLLTSDREGIRQFQGSIEAIQHRVSQINPELTRQEIARIQSSIDRAHSELITIDRKVDEIALQQLSTIEVDGVPMRAQALAELVLSGLERYGWFEDSITLSPEHAPPLFSDEAGRLREARRKLGKDLVYVQARVPSADSFPSVSALGDLHDVLVKRESIENEVREGDLLPLKANTPEVLAATRKLLVLTDEMLGFLAELEEFGDEWPFDLRTKCRQSSFASERAALESLFDDLDALIYARAEFLKAPIVFPEAGLNDPKTVEAVARAVDTGKPFGFVSLGASDAKGHIAAIRIEGRPPSTSEDWIKVQRWLGLHLQVLTFNTRWNELHQLLSVPSLSGGVGGLRQLEVVATTARKAHTLATHFDKHFLSGTRDVFERMPQTSTSITRSDLEFVRQQLLRHLTFADLSRAAMQLSDFQEKLAGKSGPISDALRLFVEKALGNGDVPRERVCAQYAELMEELRRIAALANDLSFVHDSTLRIEVAGAPKLAARVRTSPVAESGEDTAFPTTWRDAWNWARVRTHLDAIEARDELLTLARRRREVETGLARFYQEMVAKAAWLATKKNATPKILQALAGYATAIRRIGQGTGPNATRYRRDAREMMFDAAGAVPCWIMNHNRISEAMPADIGAFDLVIVDEASQSDLWALPAILRGKKILVVGDDKQVSPDGGFIDSSRIQELLDRFLVDQPYKSEMTPEKSLYDLAARVFAADQVMLREHFRCVPPIIAYSNRTFYQNQILPLRIPRASERIEPPLVDLYVEGGVRDHHDRNDCEAQAIADEIEAILKDERFSGRTIGVVSLLGTDQAKHIDSAVNQRCDAAELHRRKFLCGDARTFQGSERHIMFLSLVVDPTSCKALSGNMFDQRFNVAASRAQDRMYLVRSVTASDLSDKDLRMTLLSHFDKPLVMNTEETARLIDLCESGFEQQVYTELSTRGYRVIPQVKTGAYRIDMVVEGAGDIRLAIECDGDEFHGPDRWQHDMNRQRILERAGWVFWRCFASTWTLRKDEVLFELLQRLHAMGIDPLGAVERASTSVEKRTWRPPIEEALVSAPQSGLLHL; this is translated from the coding sequence ATGCCTGATCCACGCGAACTGCTGGTTTGCCTGCTGGACTACATCAAAGAGCAGACGAAAGAAGTTGACCCAAAGGGATACAGGCTCACGTCTTCGAAGGGGTTCCTTCGCAGGAGAGGCGATATTGCGGGCCTGCCCGGTGTCGAGTTCGACATTCGCGTTGCCGGGGATCATGTTTGGCTGCGGGTTCCAAGGTTGGCCGCCGATCCACCGCCCGATCCACCGAAGACTCACAAAAGCCTGCTCAAATTTAGTTCCGACCCTGCGGGCGCTCTGCCGTCTCTTGATGATGCTGCGCTCACGCGGCTGGTGAATAGGTCGATCCAAGCTCTCAAAGCCCAAGGCTCGCCAACCGATGAGGACATTGCCCGGTTGGAGGCACAGCACAGGGGCAATGCGGCCCAAGTGTTGGCCACCTACACCATAGCTTGGAAGTCGTGGGCGGCGGCTGAACAGCCGCGACGAATGACGATTGCACTTTATGGCGACCTCTTTACGCTGATACACCAAATGGAAGCAGAGCAGACAAGCAAGCCGCAAGAGTTGATTTGGGGTATTGGAGTCTCATCATGGGAGCTTGAGGCTGAGAAACAGCAGATTCCTTTTGAGTACCCGCTTCTAACTCAGACCATGGAAATCACCATCGACGATCAAACGATGGCGATTGATCTGCGTCCCCGTGCTACCGACACGCGCGTTGAACTGGACGCTTTTGTCGCCTGCCAGGTCGTCGGCGCTATTGAGGTTGAACGGGCTGCCACCGCTCATCTTGCCAAGCACAAGGACAGCCCGGTTACACCCTTTGACCCAGGAAGCTATACCGATGTCCTGAAGCTCATTGCAGGGAACCTGGATAGCGAGGGTGCTTACCGTGAAGTTCTGGCGCAGGGTGAACCCGTACCGGCACCGGGCGAGCATCTCGTCGTCACGGATGCCTGGGTTCTAATGTCTCGTCCTCGTGCGATCAATTACCTTTTCGATGACCTTAAGCGGCTGCAGGACAAGTTGGAGGACGGATGTGAGATTTACAGTGGGCCGCTTTCGCTTGTCACTCCGCCGTCAGACCAGCCGATTGAATTCGAACCCATCAGCTTTCGAGGGCTGTCTAGCCGGGGAAGCAGCGGTGCCGGTGGCGCTCCCGAAGAACTGTACTTCCCCCTGCCGTACAACGATGAGCAGGTGACTATCGTGCAGCGGCTCAAACGCGCTGCCGGTGTGACTGTGCAGGGACCGCCGGGAACCGGCAAGACCCACACCATCGCAAATGTCATTTGCCACTATCTCGCAACGGGTAAGCGCGTACTCGTTACTTCACGAGGTGAAGCTGCGCTCGGCGTCCTGCAAGAGAAGATCCCCGAAGAGATTCGCGCTTTGACGGTTTCGCTGCTCACGAGCGATCGGGAAGGCATTCGACAATTTCAAGGCTCTATCGAGGCGATTCAGCATCGTGTATCCCAGATCAATCCGGAACTGACGCGCCAAGAGATTGCACGGATTCAAAGCTCGATTGATCGTGCTCACTCGGAGCTAATCACCATCGACCGCAAGGTAGATGAGATTGCCCTTCAGCAGCTGTCGACAATCGAAGTTGACGGAGTACCGATGCGCGCCCAGGCGCTCGCGGAGTTGGTGCTATCGGGCCTGGAGCGATATGGCTGGTTTGAGGACTCCATTACTCTCTCCCCTGAGCACGCGCCTCCTCTGTTCTCAGATGAAGCGGGGCGACTCAGGGAAGCTCGCAGGAAGCTTGGGAAAGACCTTGTATATGTGCAGGCGCGTGTCCCTTCCGCAGATAGTTTCCCTTCGGTATCGGCTCTCGGAGACCTCCATGATGTGCTCGTGAAGAGGGAGAGCATCGAAAACGAGGTTCGCGAAGGCGATCTACTGCCTCTCAAAGCCAATACTCCAGAGGTGCTGGCTGCTACTCGCAAATTGCTTGTACTCACAGATGAAATGCTCGGCTTTCTCGCTGAGTTGGAGGAGTTCGGTGACGAATGGCCCTTCGATCTACGCACCAAATGCCGACAATCGTCATTCGCATCAGAACGTGCAGCGTTGGAGTCGTTATTCGACGATCTTGATGCACTGATCTACGCACGAGCTGAGTTCCTGAAAGCTCCGATTGTGTTTCCCGAAGCAGGATTGAACGATCCGAAAACGGTGGAAGCTGTTGCCCGTGCTGTCGACACCGGCAAACCGTTCGGGTTTGTCTCGCTTGGGGCCTCCGATGCCAAAGGGCATATTGCGGCGATTCGTATCGAAGGTCGTCCGCCCTCGACTTCTGAGGACTGGATAAAGGTGCAGAGATGGCTCGGACTTCACTTGCAAGTCCTCACCTTCAATACCCGGTGGAACGAACTGCATCAGCTCCTTTCTGTGCCGTCTCTCAGCGGTGGAGTAGGCGGCCTTCGTCAGCTTGAGGTTGTTGCGACTACTGCACGGAAAGCCCACACTTTGGCGACGCATTTTGATAAACATTTCTTGAGCGGTACACGAGATGTCTTTGAACGGATGCCGCAGACATCCACGAGCATTACCCGCTCCGATTTGGAATTTGTTCGACAGCAGTTGTTGCGCCATTTGACCTTCGCTGATCTGTCGCGAGCAGCTATGCAACTGAGCGACTTTCAAGAAAAGCTCGCAGGTAAGTCTGGCCCGATATCGGATGCTCTTCGGCTGTTTGTTGAGAAGGCTCTTGGGAATGGCGACGTGCCCAGAGAACGTGTTTGCGCTCAATATGCCGAACTCATGGAAGAGTTGCGGCGCATTGCGGCACTTGCGAATGATCTTTCATTCGTCCATGATTCCACGCTGCGGATTGAAGTAGCAGGTGCTCCCAAATTAGCTGCAAGAGTTAGGACTTCACCTGTTGCAGAATCGGGTGAAGATACCGCCTTCCCGACGACCTGGCGAGACGCATGGAATTGGGCTCGCGTTCGCACTCATCTTGACGCGATTGAGGCCAGGGATGAGCTATTGACTCTGGCAAGACGGAGGCGCGAGGTTGAGACCGGACTCGCGAGGTTTTATCAAGAGATGGTCGCCAAAGCGGCATGGCTGGCGACGAAGAAAAACGCGACACCGAAAATCTTGCAGGCTCTAGCCGGATATGCCACCGCCATCCGGCGCATCGGTCAGGGTACTGGACCGAATGCGACTCGCTATCGGCGCGATGCGCGGGAGATGATGTTCGACGCGGCTGGTGCAGTGCCTTGCTGGATTATGAATCACAACCGAATCTCGGAGGCGATGCCTGCCGACATCGGTGCGTTTGACTTGGTAATTGTTGACGAAGCGAGTCAGTCGGACTTGTGGGCTCTACCTGCGATCTTGAGAGGTAAGAAGATTCTTGTAGTCGGTGATGACAAGCAGGTATCTCCAGACGGCGGATTCATTGACAGCAGCCGCATTCAAGAACTGCTAGACCGATTCCTAGTCGATCAACCATATAAGTCTGAGATGACACCCGAGAAGTCGCTCTATGATCTCGCTGCAAGGGTATTCGCCGCCGATCAGGTAATGCTGCGAGAGCACTTTCGCTGTGTGCCTCCGATCATTGCTTACTCAAACCGAACCTTCTACCAGAACCAGATTCTTCCTCTGCGAATTCCTCGGGCATCGGAGAGGATCGAACCTCCACTTGTTGACCTCTATGTAGAGGGCGGTGTCAGGGATCATCACGACCGAAACGATTGTGAAGCGCAAGCAATCGCAGATGAGATCGAAGCGATCCTGAAAGATGAAAGATTTTCAGGTCGAACGATTGGCGTTGTGTCTCTGCTTGGAACGGATCAAGCTAAGCATATTGACTCTGCTGTGAACCAGAGATGTGATGCGGCGGAATTGCATCGCAGGAAGTTCTTGTGCGGTGATGCCCGCACATTCCAGGGCAGTGAGCGGCACATAATGTTCTTGTCTTTAGTTGTAGATCCCACCAGTTGTAAAGCGCTTTCAGGCAACATGTTCGATCAGAGATTCAACGTAGCAGCTAGCCGTGCGCAAGATCGAATGTACCTTGTGCGATCTGTCACTGCGTCTGACCTCTCAGACAAGGATTTGAGAATGACATTGCTGTCGCATTTCGATAAGCCACTCGTTATGAATACGGAGGAGACGGCGCGACTTATCGATCTCTGTGAATCAGGATTCGAACAGCAGGTTTACACGGAGTTGAGCACTCGCGGATACCGGGTGATTCCGCAAGTGAAAACCGGTGCGTACCGAATCGATATGGTTGTCGAAGGCGCTGGCGATATCCGTCTTGCTATTGAATGTGACGGCGACGAATTTCATGGGCCAGATCGGTGGCAGCACGATATGAATCGACAGCGCATTCTTGAACGTGCGGGCTGGGTTTTCTGGCGTTGCTTCGCTTCGACGTGGACATTGCGAAAAGATGAAGTCTTGTTTGAGCTGCTTCAGCGGTTACACGCAATGGGAATTGATCCTCTCGGCGCGGTGGAACGAGCAAGTACGTCGGTTGAGAAGCGTACTTGGAGGCCCCCGATAGAGGAAGCCTTAGTGAGTGCGCCTCAGAGCGGACTATTGCATCTCTAA
- a CDS encoding ATP-dependent nuclease yields the protein MRIETVAINNLRCIRRSVAHLDPYTCFVGPNGAGKSTVLCALNIFFRNIDSAPTDLASLVAQDFHLQDVAEPIEITVTFVDLNADAKLDFKEYVRQDKLVISAIARFDPATGKAEVKQYGQRLGMESLKPFFKALGDQASAKDLQALFADLEKTDPEIAALKLKTTKDGMSNGLREYEASKPDKCVLIPSEDQFYGVSKGANKLAKYVQWIYIPAVKDASEEESGTKTSALGRLLARTVNAKLSFTTDLDTLLRETRLKYQSILDANQMALDGISQSLGNRLAEWAHPQATLRVVWENDSTKAVSVAPPIAGVLAGESGFEGKLARLGHGFQRSFLLALLQELASFDDKDAPVLLLGCEEPELYQHPPQARHLAAVFERLSVQGAQILVTTHSPYFVSGENFESIRMVRRSLDNNCSSIRQYTFAELAARFASVVNKPLRNSSATSAKLHQALQPSLSEMFFTQKLILVEGLEDVAYIQAWMVLTGRWDSFRRCGAHIVPVNGKSELIRPVIIALGLEIPTLAIIDADGDKLMKTDATGVKVDNRSVRLDHERDNRALVRLLGGDEDNLFPSGVIWGDNLVMWPSDLADTAKREFIVSLGPQGEAQLEAVENKARADAGNAGDLGKNSIYIGYFLERLNKANGQSPSLDRLCEKILQFSAASTTAL from the coding sequence ATGCGTATTGAGACTGTCGCAATCAACAACCTTCGCTGTATCAGACGAAGTGTCGCGCACCTAGATCCATATACCTGCTTCGTCGGTCCGAATGGAGCAGGCAAATCGACGGTACTCTGCGCTCTGAACATTTTCTTCCGCAATATCGACAGTGCGCCGACAGATTTGGCGTCTCTCGTCGCACAAGATTTCCATCTGCAAGATGTTGCTGAGCCAATTGAAATCACCGTCACCTTCGTTGACCTAAATGCCGACGCGAAACTGGACTTCAAAGAATACGTCCGGCAAGACAAACTCGTTATTTCAGCCATCGCGCGTTTCGATCCCGCTACTGGTAAAGCAGAGGTCAAGCAATATGGCCAACGACTGGGAATGGAGTCATTGAAGCCCTTTTTCAAGGCTCTGGGCGATCAGGCTTCGGCAAAGGATTTGCAGGCGCTCTTCGCTGACCTAGAAAAGACTGATCCGGAAATTGCTGCACTTAAGTTAAAAACAACCAAGGACGGAATGTCTAACGGGCTTAGAGAGTATGAAGCCTCCAAGCCCGACAAATGCGTGCTCATTCCGAGCGAAGATCAGTTCTACGGGGTTAGCAAGGGAGCTAATAAATTAGCCAAATACGTCCAGTGGATTTACATTCCAGCCGTCAAGGACGCGTCCGAAGAAGAGTCTGGCACGAAGACGAGCGCTCTTGGCCGTCTGCTGGCTAGAACTGTAAATGCAAAGTTGAGTTTCACTACCGATCTGGATACTCTCCTGAGGGAGACTCGTCTTAAATACCAGTCGATACTCGATGCAAACCAGATGGCCCTTGATGGGATTTCGCAGTCGCTAGGTAACCGGCTGGCTGAATGGGCCCATCCGCAAGCCACTCTACGGGTGGTTTGGGAGAATGATTCGACAAAGGCGGTCAGTGTCGCGCCGCCCATTGCGGGTGTTCTGGCGGGCGAAAGTGGCTTTGAAGGAAAGCTAGCCCGCCTTGGCCACGGATTTCAACGTAGCTTCCTGCTCGCATTGCTGCAAGAACTCGCATCGTTTGATGACAAGGATGCCCCTGTCCTACTCCTGGGATGTGAAGAGCCGGAGTTGTATCAGCATCCGCCTCAAGCAAGGCATCTCGCTGCCGTTTTCGAACGACTGTCGGTTCAAGGTGCCCAGATTCTCGTTACAACTCACAGCCCCTATTTTGTCTCGGGCGAGAACTTTGAAAGTATCAGAATGGTGAGGCGCTCTCTAGATAACAACTGTTCCTCGATTCGACAGTACACTTTTGCTGAGCTTGCCGCACGGTTTGCGTCCGTAGTGAACAAGCCACTTCGCAATTCATCTGCAACCAGTGCAAAGCTTCATCAGGCGTTGCAACCCTCCTTGAGCGAAATGTTCTTCACGCAAAAGCTGATTCTGGTGGAGGGTCTTGAGGATGTAGCGTACATCCAAGCGTGGATGGTGCTGACCGGTCGATGGGATAGTTTTCGAAGATGCGGAGCACACATAGTTCCTGTCAATGGGAAGAGTGAATTGATTCGCCCTGTCATCATCGCATTGGGTCTTGAAATTCCCACCCTCGCAATCATAGATGCGGACGGCGATAAGCTTATGAAGACGGACGCGACCGGCGTAAAAGTTGATAATCGCAGCGTCCGATTAGATCATGAGCGTGACAATCGAGCCTTAGTGCGACTGCTTGGGGGCGATGAGGACAACCTCTTTCCCTCGGGAGTCATATGGGGGGACAATTTGGTAATGTGGCCCTCCGATCTGGCTGATACTGCGAAGCGGGAATTCATAGTCTCGCTCGGGCCTCAAGGTGAAGCACAGCTAGAAGCGGTCGAAAATAAAGCGCGCGCTGATGCTGGCAACGCGGGTGATCTTGGCAAAAACTCGATTTACATTGGTTACTTCCTGGAACGGCTCAACAAGGCCAACGGTCAGTCGCCCTCGCTCGACCGTCTGTGCGAGAAAATCTTGCAATTTTCTGCCGCATCGACAACTGCGCTTTAG
- a CDS encoding Asd/ArgC dimerization domain-containing protein produces the protein MRIGIVGASSLLGKELAEELGSSVLAAAEVALLDEEEAAGQLTSLGDEASFIRSVEPSAFSGLDLVFFAGTADQARKYGPEAVKAGIAVIDLTTALRGEAGAIVRSPWIAEAQGAGSLMNLGTSVVIPAHPVVVMLGLVGARCTRLGVNLMAATVLVPASERGQAGMDEMHQQTVNLLSFQSLPQEEFDAQVAFNLLPSLGIAAKVGMDETAARIEGEYRAAGRLPELTLQLVQAPVFHGYAASVMLEAGARMPASEIVAALAGEHIDLPEEDEVPSNVSAAGQGDVMVRVKSGASRRMWLWLATDNLKLTALHAIACAVELVSLRPKGIVQ, from the coding sequence TTGCGGATTGGGATCGTTGGCGCGTCGTCGCTGCTTGGCAAAGAACTGGCGGAAGAGCTCGGATCGTCTGTACTGGCTGCGGCTGAGGTCGCCTTGCTGGATGAGGAAGAGGCCGCGGGGCAGTTGACTTCGTTGGGCGACGAGGCGTCGTTCATCCGAAGCGTTGAGCCGAGCGCGTTCTCGGGGCTGGATCTGGTTTTCTTTGCAGGAACGGCGGACCAGGCCCGAAAGTACGGGCCGGAAGCGGTAAAAGCAGGGATTGCGGTGATCGATCTGACAACCGCACTGCGAGGCGAGGCCGGAGCGATTGTCCGGTCTCCGTGGATCGCGGAAGCGCAGGGCGCAGGCAGCTTGATGAATCTGGGAACGTCTGTGGTCATTCCTGCGCATCCCGTGGTGGTGATGCTTGGGCTGGTCGGTGCGCGATGCACCCGGCTGGGTGTGAATCTGATGGCTGCGACGGTGCTGGTGCCGGCCTCGGAGCGGGGCCAGGCTGGAATGGATGAGATGCATCAGCAGACGGTGAATCTGTTGTCGTTTCAGAGCCTGCCGCAGGAGGAGTTCGACGCGCAGGTCGCGTTCAATTTGTTGCCTTCTCTGGGGATTGCGGCGAAGGTGGGGATGGACGAGACGGCAGCGCGTATTGAAGGGGAATACCGAGCGGCCGGTCGTCTGCCTGAGTTGACGCTGCAACTGGTGCAGGCCCCGGTGTTTCATGGGTATGCCGCCTCGGTGATGTTGGAGGCTGGCGCGAGGATGCCAGCGTCGGAGATCGTTGCTGCTTTGGCCGGAGAGCATATCGACCTTCCTGAGGAAGACGAGGTTCCGAGTAACGTAAGTGCGGCGGGTCAGGGCGATGTGATGGTCAGGGTAAAGTCCGGCGCGTCGCGTCGCATGTGGCTCTGGCTGGCCACCGATAACCTGAAGCTGACGGCGCTGCATGCAATCGCGTGTGCTGTGGAATTGGTGAGCCTGCGACCGAAAGGAATTGTGCAGTAA
- the tsaB gene encoding tRNA (adenosine(37)-N6)-threonylcarbamoyltransferase complex dimerization subunit type 1 TsaB: protein MRALLIHTCGVEGSVAVADGVVLAAAVLPPRTFSEGVLPAVREVLGAAGWTVADLEVVGVVNGPGSFTGVRTGLSVGKGICEAQGIPLVGVSRLALLAGSEGLVHALLDAGRGEFYYGRFRDGGSEGERLVKKEELEALLAEGGTVMACEEKVLEELMGWGVEAIPEPSAGDALGLVLAGLENEGEGVLGDANYLRRTDGEIFAKPMVGRVAP, encoded by the coding sequence ATGCGGGCTTTGTTGATTCATACATGTGGGGTGGAGGGTTCGGTGGCGGTGGCGGATGGGGTTGTGCTGGCAGCGGCGGTGCTGCCTCCCCGGACGTTTTCGGAGGGTGTGCTGCCTGCCGTACGGGAGGTGCTTGGCGCCGCGGGATGGACGGTCGCCGACCTGGAGGTCGTAGGGGTAGTGAATGGGCCGGGATCGTTTACCGGGGTGCGGACGGGGCTGAGCGTCGGCAAGGGCATCTGTGAGGCGCAGGGGATTCCGCTGGTGGGGGTTTCCCGGCTGGCTCTGCTTGCCGGGAGCGAGGGACTGGTGCATGCCTTGCTGGATGCGGGGCGGGGGGAGTTCTACTACGGGCGTTTTCGGGATGGAGGGAGCGAGGGAGAGCGGCTGGTGAAGAAGGAAGAGCTGGAGGCGCTTCTCGCTGAGGGAGGCACGGTGATGGCCTGCGAGGAGAAGGTGCTGGAGGAGCTGATGGGATGGGGTGTTGAGGCAATACCGGAGCCTTCCGCCGGGGATGCGCTCGGGCTGGTGTTGGCCGGGTTGGAGAATGAGGGCGAGGGGGTGCTGGGGGATGCGAACTACCTGCGCCGGACCGACGGGGAGATCTTTGCGAAGCCGATGGTAGGGCGGGTGGCCCCTTGA
- a CDS encoding GNAT family N-acetyltransferase: MRVAGWHDLAAILAVERGAAEGPHWTEAQYREALAGGVEGSAVRRRVFVWDGVLGFAVGMVLAVGGEKEAELEHVVVKAEARRRGVGRALCEAVIGWSRECGAEAVRLEVRASNLGAIRLYQGLGFLEVGRRTGYYREPLEDAVLMERPDVAR, encoded by the coding sequence GTGCGCGTTGCGGGATGGCATGACCTGGCGGCGATTCTGGCAGTTGAGCGTGGCGCCGCCGAAGGACCGCACTGGACGGAGGCCCAATACCGGGAGGCGTTGGCGGGTGGCGTGGAAGGTTCTGCCGTGCGCCGCAGGGTTTTTGTTTGGGATGGCGTGCTGGGGTTCGCGGTCGGAATGGTCCTCGCTGTAGGAGGGGAGAAGGAGGCGGAGTTGGAGCATGTGGTGGTGAAGGCCGAGGCGCGCCGGCGAGGGGTGGGACGGGCGTTGTGCGAGGCGGTGATAGGGTGGTCCAGAGAGTGTGGTGCGGAGGCGGTGAGGCTGGAGGTGCGGGCTTCGAATCTGGGGGCGATCCGTCTGTACCAGGGGCTCGGTTTTTTGGAGGTCGGGCGTAGGACGGGGTATTATCGGGAGCCCCTGGAAGATGCGGTCCTGATGGAGCGTCCGGATGTGGCGCGGTGA
- the pssA gene encoding CDP-diacylglycerol--serine O-phosphatidyltransferase: MDETHAAPAKGQPRRGLYVLPSLFTAANIAAGFYAITQSIQGSVTQQAYFDRAALAIGVAVMCDGLDGQVARRTNTTSAFGKELDSLADVITFGVAPAVLAYIWGFRMIPIPAHPLMLDKLVSLGVAVCFLFLICGASRLARFNVSVNPQPKNPGRPGRKYFVGMPIPAGAGVIAAVVHYFHGSPIDDWRMSLLWVGLIIGTGFLMVSSWRFWSGKEVGTDGKKTYRVFVLIAAIGTLIYLDSEDMLMLIALGYLVSGVVARLAYSWGRGRRRAAGLPA, from the coding sequence GTGGACGAGACACACGCAGCACCCGCCAAGGGACAGCCGCGGCGAGGACTTTATGTCCTGCCGTCGCTGTTCACGGCCGCCAATATCGCTGCGGGCTTCTATGCGATCACGCAGAGCATCCAGGGCTCGGTCACGCAGCAGGCGTACTTCGACCGGGCTGCGCTGGCGATTGGCGTGGCGGTGATGTGCGACGGGCTCGATGGCCAGGTTGCGCGGCGCACGAATACGACCAGCGCGTTTGGCAAGGAGCTGGACTCGCTGGCGGACGTGATCACGTTCGGTGTGGCGCCGGCGGTGTTGGCCTACATCTGGGGGTTCCGGATGATTCCCATTCCGGCCCATCCGCTGATGCTCGACAAGCTGGTTTCGCTAGGCGTGGCGGTCTGTTTCCTTTTCCTGATCTGCGGGGCGAGCCGTTTGGCGCGGTTCAACGTGAGCGTGAATCCGCAGCCGAAGAATCCTGGGCGGCCTGGACGGAAATACTTTGTCGGTATGCCGATTCCGGCTGGCGCAGGCGTGATTGCCGCGGTGGTTCACTACTTTCACGGGTCGCCGATCGATGACTGGCGCATGTCGCTGTTGTGGGTCGGCCTGATCATCGGCACGGGCTTCCTGATGGTGAGCAGTTGGCGCTTCTGGAGCGGTAAGGAAGTCGGCACGGACGGTAAGAAGACCTACCGGGTCTTTGTGCTGATTGCCGCGATCGGTACGCTGATTTATCTGGATTCGGAAGATATGTTGATGCTGATTGCGCTGGGGTACCTGGTCTCGGGTGTGGTGGCGCGGTTGGCCTACTCTTGGGGCAGAGGACGGCGCAGGGCAGCAGGGTTGCCGGCATAA
- a CDS encoding phosphatidylserine decarboxylase family protein, whose product MVRDGIFYALGLMVVDVLLWKLTSMHWLAAIPIVLALFFLWFFRDPERVIPTGPGLVVSPGDGLVTEAEWIETTSGSRLRLSIFLNVFDVHVNRAPISGVVKHVEYRKGTFINAMSAEAVLTNEQTMIVIDGGGYEVGYKQIAGLIARRIVCAVKEGQKVERGQRVGLIKFGSRVDVLMPAEAVLKVKTGSRVVGGTTVLAELPSVIRAAVSA is encoded by the coding sequence ATGGTTCGTGATGGGATTTTTTATGCGCTCGGCCTGATGGTCGTGGATGTGTTGCTTTGGAAGCTGACGAGCATGCACTGGCTGGCGGCGATTCCGATTGTGCTGGCTCTGTTTTTTCTTTGGTTCTTCCGTGATCCGGAACGCGTGATCCCGACGGGGCCCGGGCTTGTGGTGTCGCCTGGCGACGGCCTGGTGACCGAGGCGGAGTGGATCGAGACGACGAGCGGAAGCCGTCTGCGTCTGAGCATCTTCCTGAACGTCTTCGACGTGCATGTGAATCGCGCGCCGATCAGCGGCGTGGTGAAGCATGTGGAGTACCGCAAAGGCACGTTCATCAATGCGATGAGCGCCGAGGCCGTACTGACGAACGAGCAGACGATGATCGTGATCGACGGCGGCGGGTACGAGGTTGGGTACAAGCAGATCGCCGGGCTGATTGCGCGCAGGATTGTGTGCGCGGTCAAGGAAGGTCAGAAGGTAGAGCGCGGACAGCGGGTTGGACTGATCAAGTTCGGCTCGCGCGTGGATGTGCTGATGCCGGCCGAGGCAGTGCTGAAGGTGAAGACGGGCTCGCGCGTGGTCGGTGGAACGACGGTGCTTGCGGAGCTGCCTTCGGTGATTCGGGCGGCGGTGTCGGCCTGA